Proteins from a genomic interval of Candidatus Micrarchaeota archaeon:
- a CDS encoding glycosyltransferase, which produces MKKNFSDLTVIIPTLNEAKNIPRLIDLLTRRYKDVRIMVADDGSSDGTQEAVTRLSRGNSNIKLLDRSGNRDHGLTSSVIDAATRVNTAKTVVMDGDLQHPFQKVGEIAKALDGNDLVIGVRTTVRNWGIQRRIISMCMNSFVYSAFKLAGRPTCSDMMSGFFGIRTALFKTLIRNNRSEYVGSGYKVLLDTLRVIGKDARIDEVPFGTFHERKYGESKLGIKQVWNTLKSTLS; this is translated from the coding sequence ATGAAGAAGAATTTCTCTGATCTCACTGTCATAATACCAACCCTCAACGAAGCCAAGAACATACCAAGGCTGATAGACCTTCTAACAAGGAGATACAAAGATGTCAGGATAATGGTTGCAGACGACGGCTCAAGTGACGGTACGCAGGAAGCGGTGACAAGGCTTTCAAGGGGCAATAGCAACATAAAGCTGCTCGACAGGAGCGGGAATCGCGATCATGGGCTCACCTCAAGCGTTATAGATGCGGCAACGCGCGTGAATACCGCAAAGACAGTGGTCATGGACGGGGATTTACAGCACCCTTTCCAGAAAGTCGGAGAGATAGCAAAGGCCCTTGACGGCAACGACCTTGTGATAGGGGTAAGGACGACGGTGAGGAACTGGGGAATCCAGAGGAGGATCATATCAATGTGCATGAATTCCTTCGTTTACAGCGCATTCAAGCTTGCGGGAAGGCCTACATGCAGCGACATGATGTCAGGATTCTTCGGGATAAGGACTGCATTGTTCAAGACGCTGATAAGAAACAACAGAAGCGAGTATGTGGGAAGCGGATACAAGGTGCTGCTTGACACGCTCAGGGTAATAGGAAAAGATGCAAGGATTGACGAGGTGCCGTTTGGCACCTTCCATGAAAGGAAGTATGGCGAATCGAAGCTCGGGATAAAGCAGGTATGGAATACGCTGAAATCCACCCTGAGCTAG
- a CDS encoding EamA family transporter: MKIKHVANVYLVLALVLGALVPVMLKIATQNINIYEYLMLTFLVSLPVSFMFVLFRRKTGRLIGSMRNVKEFAFIAFLGLLNYGMLEYGLAYSEKFISSSLATVVYRISPLLMLIFLPIILKERVSKLQIIALLLGFAGLYIAITGGSITALGGANTAIIGFVALIALSSAFVSVAIKKYSFDMEIAVFIFSLATFVFFAALFFAVKAPFQPVNASALLAILYVGAIYNVFVGLMYYGALRMIKTTLVTNAYFLSPFITFLFSWIMLGERIYFYYIAIAVLVSVGLLMQKFDRKGGTYLSKGTASNRTIHDVTSAFVNTDAPSIYNIIRSGGRVLAIKIDRESKKAIGTVKRQLNEERRNTLIYFNSEKSLINKEQDLFIKEIMGVKQDEVVLMSAGDPSAGEEALSAIAAQIP; this comes from the coding sequence ATGAAGATAAAGCATGTGGCTAACGTTTATCTTGTGCTTGCGCTGGTGCTGGGCGCACTTGTACCTGTAATGCTCAAGATAGCGACGCAGAACATAAACATATACGAGTACCTCATGCTCACGTTCCTCGTGTCGCTACCGGTATCGTTCATGTTCGTGCTCTTCAGGAGGAAAACGGGCAGGCTCATCGGCAGCATGAGGAACGTCAAGGAATTCGCATTTATAGCCTTCCTTGGGCTCCTCAATTACGGAATGCTGGAATACGGCCTTGCTTATTCCGAGAAATTCATAAGCTCCTCACTTGCTACTGTCGTTTACAGGATATCGCCGCTCCTCATGCTCATATTCCTTCCGATAATACTCAAGGAGCGCGTGAGCAAGCTCCAGATAATCGCCTTGCTGCTAGGTTTTGCGGGCCTCTACATAGCAATAACAGGTGGCAGCATAACCGCATTGGGAGGCGCAAACACAGCTATCATAGGATTCGTCGCGCTGATAGCGCTTTCATCCGCCTTTGTCAGCGTTGCGATAAAGAAGTACTCCTTCGACATGGAGATAGCTGTTTTCATATTCAGCCTCGCGACATTCGTGTTCTTCGCAGCGCTTTTCTTCGCGGTAAAGGCGCCTTTCCAGCCCGTAAATGCCAGCGCCCTGCTGGCGATACTCTACGTAGGCGCGATATACAACGTATTCGTTGGCCTCATGTACTACGGGGCGCTGCGCATGATAAAGACTACGCTCGTAACAAACGCGTATTTCCTGTCGCCGTTCATAACCTTCCTTTTCTCGTGGATCATGCTCGGCGAGCGGATATACTTCTATTACATAGCGATAGCGGTCCTCGTATCCGTAGGGCTGCTGATGCAGAAATTCGACAGGAAGGGTGGAACTTACCTCTCCAAGGGCACTGCCAGCAACAGGACGATACATGACGTTACAAGCGCGTTCGTCAATACCGATGCGCCTTCCATATACAACATAATAAGGTCCGGAGGCAGGGTCCTAGCGATAAAGATAGACAGGGAGTCCAAAAAGGCGATAGGCACAGTAAAAAGGCAGCTCAACGAGGAGAGGCGCAATACGCTCATATATTTCAACAGCGAGAAGAGCCTGATAAACAAGGAGCAGGACCTGTTCATAAAGGAGATAATGGGGGTGAAGCAGGACGAGGTCGTGCTCATGAGCGCAGGGGATCCAAGTGCGGGCGAGGAGGCGCTTTCGGCAATAGCGGCGCAGATACCCTGA